Proteins from a single region of Gemmatimonadota bacterium:
- a CDS encoding SCO family protein: TLVDHDGNSFHLADQQRPFLLFFGYASCPDACPQTMARLASAYTILDEDARDLRTLFVSVDPGRDSPQMLKSYLSHFDVPAIGLTGVQDSIDAVVKRYAAHYEIGERNSAAGYLIDHSLYTYLIDQKGDLRFFFRPSHTAEDIATVVRQLSR; encoded by the coding sequence GACGCTTGTTGACCACGATGGCAATTCTTTCCATTTGGCAGATCAACAGCGTCCGTTTCTTCTCTTTTTTGGCTATGCGAGTTGTCCCGATGCATGTCCTCAAACGATGGCGCGTCTTGCCAGTGCTTATACGATTTTAGACGAGGATGCACGCGATCTCAGGACGCTTTTTGTGAGTGTTGATCCCGGGCGCGATTCACCGCAAATGCTCAAGTCTTATTTGTCGCATTTTGATGTGCCAGCCATTGGTCTTACAGGGGTTCAGGATAGTATTGATGCGGTGGTTAAACGCTATGCCGCCCATTATGAGATCGGCGAGCGGAATTCCGCAGCGGGGTATCTTATCGACCATTCTCTCTATACCTATCTCATTGACCAGAAGGGCGATTTGCGCTTCTTTTTTCGCCCGTCTCATACCGCCGAAGATATCGCGACTGTGGTTCGTCAGTTGTCCAGGTAG